In Desulfatibacillum aliphaticivorans DSM 15576, a genomic segment contains:
- the radA gene encoding DNA repair protein RadA — MKKAQKTVFTCQDCGYTTPKWMGKCPDCGQWHSMVEGKPKAASSGVKAPFDLSGPGSRPVPIDSVDGIVEERLTTGIMELDRVLGGGLVAGSMVLIGGDPGIGKSTLMLQVMQSLAYTGLKVLYVSGEESVRQIKLRSQRTGSPSPNLFVYSEIVLEQILDVLDQEKPQAVVLDSVQTLYSQDLTSAPGSVSQVREVTFKLAMHAKKTGIPTFLVGHVTKDGAIAGPRLLEHMVDTVLYFEGERNHIYRVLRAVKNRFGSTNEIGVFEMAEHGLMEVSNPSAVFLSERPEHASGSAVTASLEGSRPILLEIQALASTSSFASPRRTVLGLDSNKVALLVAVLEKKVGMPLMDQDVFMNVAGGVRVTEPAVDLAMVGAVASSFLDRPVPRDTVLMGEVGLTGEIRGVGQMETRIKEAAKMGFEQCLAPASSLRNLRPPSGVKVVGVKSVSQALEHLF; from the coding sequence ATGAAAAAAGCCCAAAAAACAGTATTCACCTGCCAGGATTGCGGATACACCACCCCAAAGTGGATGGGCAAGTGCCCGGATTGCGGCCAGTGGCACAGCATGGTGGAAGGCAAGCCCAAGGCCGCATCATCGGGAGTCAAGGCCCCCTTTGACCTGTCCGGGCCGGGGTCGCGGCCCGTGCCCATCGACTCCGTGGACGGCATTGTAGAGGAGCGCCTGACCACGGGCATCATGGAATTGGACCGGGTTCTGGGCGGGGGGCTTGTGGCCGGGTCCATGGTGCTTATCGGCGGGGATCCGGGCATCGGCAAGTCTACCTTGATGCTTCAGGTCATGCAGTCCCTGGCGTATACGGGCCTGAAAGTTTTGTACGTATCCGGCGAGGAGTCCGTCAGGCAGATCAAATTGAGAAGCCAGCGGACCGGGTCGCCCAGCCCCAATTTGTTTGTGTACAGCGAAATCGTCCTGGAGCAGATTCTGGACGTGTTGGATCAGGAAAAGCCCCAGGCCGTGGTTCTGGACTCGGTCCAGACCTTGTACAGCCAGGACCTGACCTCGGCCCCGGGCTCGGTCAGCCAGGTTCGGGAAGTCACCTTCAAACTGGCCATGCACGCAAAGAAAACCGGCATCCCCACCTTTCTTGTGGGCCATGTGACCAAGGACGGGGCCATTGCCGGGCCGCGCCTTCTGGAGCATATGGTGGACACGGTGCTTTATTTTGAAGGGGAGCGGAATCATATTTACCGGGTGTTGCGGGCCGTGAAAAACCGGTTCGGCTCCACTAACGAAATCGGGGTTTTTGAAATGGCCGAACACGGCCTTATGGAAGTGAGCAACCCCAGCGCCGTGTTTTTGTCCGAGAGGCCGGAGCACGCCTCGGGCTCGGCGGTCACGGCCAGCCTGGAGGGCTCCCGCCCTATCCTGCTGGAAATCCAGGCGCTTGCCAGCACCTCCAGCTTCGCCAGTCCGCGCAGGACCGTTTTGGGCCTGGATTCCAACAAGGTGGCGCTTTTAGTGGCGGTTTTGGAGAAAAAAGTAGGCATGCCCTTGATGGATCAGGACGTATTCATGAACGTCGCCGGCGGCGTGCGGGTGACCGAACCGGCCGTGGACCTGGCCATGGTGGGCGCCGTGGCCTCCAGCTTTTTGGACAGGCCCGTGCCCCGGGACACGGTCCTCATGGGGGAGGTGGGCCTGACCGGAGAAATCCGCGGCGTGGGCCAAATGGAAACCCGCATCAAGGAAGCCGCCAAAATGGGTTTTGAGCAATGCCTGGCGCCCGCGTCCAGCCTGCGCAACCTGCGGCCGCCCTCCGGTGTGAAGGTGGTGGGCGTAAAATCCGTCAGCCAGGCCCTGGAGCACCTTTTTTGA
- a CDS encoding response regulator: MSLKQYVVLVVDDERVVREGCRRILEAEGYRILIAKDGEEAMEIVQSSHVDLVLADLKMPGIGGLELLAWIKSNYPGLPAIIITGHGSRQLESQCEDAGALGLISKPFMAREVVDAVKSAL, translated from the coding sequence ATGAGTTTGAAACAATACGTAGTTCTTGTAGTGGACGATGAGAGAGTCGTTCGAGAAGGATGTCGCAGGATTCTGGAGGCGGAGGGCTACCGGATCCTGATTGCCAAGGACGGGGAGGAGGCCATGGAGATTGTGCAAAGCAGTCACGTGGACCTTGTTCTTGCAGACTTAAAAATGCCGGGAATAGGGGGGTTGGAACTGCTCGCATGGATTAAAAGCAATTACCCGGGCCTGCCTGCCATCATCATTACAGGGCACGGCAGCCGGCAGCTTGAATCCCAATGCGAAGATGCAGGAGCGTTAGGTTTGATAAGCAAACCATTTATGGCCAGAGAAGTCGTTGACGCGGTAAAAAGCGCCTTGTAA
- a CDS encoding lytic murein transglycosylase has translation MLNRFVGLFAALILACLSVPPAMASEPAPPPFEALKKRLIQDGFTEAQLDKIYGAENVKLDLSVATVYFRHNESKLNYDQFLKDKPIADARAYMKEHQADLEAAEKAYGVDKEVITAILMVETRLGGYVGTKPVINTLSTLAALSEQEKKDQLFDAVSQKKTTTKKKVESWADRKASWAYVELKAFLKHLDPDESDPASIKGSFAGAMGYSQFMPSNISVHGADGSGDGKVDLFTHSDAIASIGKYLKNHGWQPGMDAEKMKKVLLSYNNSTYYANTLLRIRAVLKGAS, from the coding sequence GTGTTAAACCGGTTTGTTGGATTGTTCGCAGCCCTTATTCTGGCTTGTTTGTCCGTACCCCCGGCTATGGCCTCCGAGCCTGCGCCGCCTCCTTTTGAAGCCTTGAAAAAAAGGTTGATCCAGGACGGCTTCACAGAGGCCCAACTGGATAAAATTTACGGCGCCGAGAACGTAAAGCTGGACTTATCCGTGGCGACGGTGTACTTCCGCCACAACGAATCCAAGCTGAATTACGACCAGTTTTTAAAGGACAAACCCATAGCCGACGCCCGGGCTTACATGAAGGAGCACCAGGCCGACCTGGAAGCGGCGGAAAAAGCCTACGGCGTGGACAAGGAGGTCATCACCGCCATTTTGATGGTGGAGACGCGTCTGGGCGGATACGTGGGCACGAAGCCGGTTATCAACACCTTGTCCACCCTGGCCGCTTTATCCGAGCAGGAAAAAAAGGACCAACTGTTTGATGCGGTGTCCCAGAAGAAAACGACGACCAAGAAAAAGGTGGAGTCCTGGGCCGACAGAAAAGCCTCCTGGGCGTATGTGGAGTTGAAGGCCTTTCTTAAGCACCTGGACCCGGATGAATCCGACCCGGCCAGCATCAAGGGCTCCTTTGCCGGCGCCATGGGGTATTCCCAGTTTATGCCCTCCAATATTTCCGTGCACGGAGCGGACGGAAGCGGAGACGGCAAGGTGGATTTGTTCACCCATTCCGACGCGATAGCCAGCATAGGGAAGTACTTGAAAAACCATGGCTGGCAGCCGGGGATGGACGCCGAGAAAATGAAGAAAGTATTATTATCATACAATAATAGCACGTATTACGCCAACACGCTGTTGAGAATACGGGCGGTCCTGAAGGGGGCGTCTTGA
- a CDS encoding YebC/PmpR family DNA-binding transcriptional regulator, whose translation MSGHNKWSTIKHKKGAADAKRGKVFSKLIKEITIAARMGGGDPDANPRLRTAINAAKAENMPKDNWERAIKKGTGELEGVNYEEFQYEGYGPGGGAVLVESLTDNKNRAAAEIRHIFSKCGGSLGEAGCVAWMFDKKGYIVVNQSVTDEDTLMEVALEAGAEDVREAGDVFEVITQPDDYDAVKEAIDAAGIETEDASVTKLPQNTVEVTGKEAEQMVRLLQTLDDCDDVQNVYTSADIPDDAIGED comes from the coding sequence ATGTCAGGACATAATAAATGGTCAACAATCAAACATAAGAAGGGTGCAGCCGACGCCAAGCGCGGCAAGGTCTTCTCCAAGCTGATCAAGGAAATCACCATAGCCGCCCGCATGGGGGGCGGCGACCCGGACGCAAACCCCCGCCTTCGCACGGCCATCAACGCCGCCAAGGCTGAAAACATGCCCAAGGACAACTGGGAGCGCGCCATTAAAAAAGGCACCGGCGAACTGGAAGGCGTGAACTACGAGGAATTCCAGTACGAAGGCTACGGCCCCGGCGGCGGCGCCGTTCTGGTGGAATCCCTGACAGACAACAAAAACCGCGCGGCCGCGGAAATCCGCCATATTTTCTCCAAGTGCGGCGGCAGCCTGGGCGAGGCCGGCTGCGTGGCCTGGATGTTCGATAAAAAAGGCTACATCGTGGTGAACCAAAGCGTCACGGACGAAGACACCCTCATGGAAGTGGCCCTGGAAGCAGGCGCCGAAGACGTGCGGGAAGCCGGAGACGTGTTTGAAGTAATTACCCAGCCGGATGATTACGATGCGGTCAAGGAAGCCATTGACGCCGCCGGCATCGAAACGGAAGACGCCTCGGTCACCAAACTTCCCCAGAACACCGTGGAAGTCACCGGCAAGGAAGCCGAACAAATGGTCCGTCTGCTTCAGACCCTGGATGACTGCGACGACGTGCAAAACGTCTACACCAGCGCGGACATCCCGGACGACGCCATCGGCGAAGACTAA
- a CDS encoding glycosyltransferase, whose protein sequence is MKHVVHLTSVNTPFDTRIFMKECRSLAKAGYKVSLVAQAEKGGVHDGVTIVPVQPCADRKERLTRVVPHVFKTALSLNADLYHFHNIELLPVGILIKGFTRAKVVYDAHENHPDKVAGKAYIPAPIRKLTAKSVGALEQITVFCIDAIVTSIGSRLAARFPADKTVILENFALEDMADLLDQIPRTFEGNTKILYTGGLRDHIGSYQVVQAMEHVKTPGAHLTIIGQEIDTPETRAIKQLPAYGKNAEFLGMTDLKGVYEHMHSAAVGLMCLQPLFGYADTSPNKLYEYMSAGLPMVASDFPLWKDLLVRDNTGMAVDATDPKAIAKAIDHLLENPELCRKMSESGKRLFREKYSWTSQEAKLLDLYQRLLSE, encoded by the coding sequence ATGAAGCACGTAGTCCATCTGACATCCGTAAATACGCCCTTTGACACAAGAATTTTCATGAAGGAATGCCGGTCCCTGGCCAAGGCGGGATACAAAGTCTCCCTGGTGGCCCAGGCGGAAAAGGGCGGGGTGCACGACGGCGTGACCATCGTTCCCGTCCAGCCCTGCGCCGACCGCAAAGAGCGCCTAACCCGCGTCGTCCCGCACGTTTTTAAAACCGCGCTCAGCCTGAACGCGGACCTGTATCATTTTCATAACATCGAGCTGCTGCCCGTAGGGATTCTAATAAAAGGGTTCACCCGGGCCAAGGTGGTGTACGATGCCCACGAAAACCACCCGGACAAAGTGGCGGGCAAGGCTTATATTCCGGCGCCCATTCGCAAACTCACGGCCAAATCCGTGGGCGCCTTGGAGCAAATCACGGTTTTTTGCATCGACGCCATCGTCACCAGCATCGGCTCCCGTCTGGCAGCGCGTTTTCCGGCGGATAAAACCGTGATTCTGGAAAACTTCGCCCTGGAAGACATGGCCGACCTGTTGGACCAGATCCCCCGCACCTTTGAGGGCAATACAAAAATTCTGTACACCGGAGGCCTGCGGGACCATATCGGATCGTATCAGGTGGTGCAGGCCATGGAGCACGTTAAAACTCCGGGCGCCCACTTGACCATCATCGGCCAGGAAATCGACACTCCGGAAACCCGGGCGATAAAGCAGCTTCCCGCCTATGGAAAAAATGCAGAATTCCTGGGCATGACGGACCTGAAAGGCGTGTACGAACACATGCATTCCGCCGCCGTGGGCCTGATGTGCCTCCAGCCCTTGTTCGGGTACGCCGACACCTCGCCCAACAAGCTCTACGAATACATGTCCGCCGGCCTGCCCATGGTGGCCTCGGATTTTCCCCTATGGAAAGACCTTTTGGTGCGGGATAACACTGGCATGGCCGTGGACGCGACCGACCCCAAAGCCATTGCCAAAGCCATTGATCACCTTTTGGAAAACCCGGAGCTTTGCAGAAAAATGAGCGAAAGCGGCAAACGCCTTTTCAGAGAAAAATATTCCTGGACCTCCCAGGAAGCCAAACTCCTGGATTTGTACCAACGCCTTTTGTCGGAATAA
- a CDS encoding RlmE family RNA methyltransferase, producing the protein MKSKKKGKNLWRDHYTDKAQKAGFPARSVFKLEEMQKRWKILRPGQKVLDLGCAPGSWLKYASQIVGDSGRVIGLDLKPMDQPDKPNAEFIQGDAFELTQEFLDEIGRDFDVVLSDMAPNTTGIKNVDALKSAALCESALAAAVTVLKPGGSFVCKIFQGEGFDAFIKDVKKYFTKHKIFKPESTRKQSREIYVVGWSKKGGSHVRT; encoded by the coding sequence ATGAAATCAAAGAAAAAGGGCAAAAACCTTTGGCGGGATCATTACACAGACAAAGCCCAAAAGGCCGGCTTTCCCGCCCGCTCTGTGTTTAAGCTGGAGGAAATGCAAAAACGGTGGAAGATCCTCCGGCCCGGCCAGAAGGTCCTGGACCTTGGCTGCGCTCCGGGGTCGTGGCTCAAATACGCTTCCCAAATTGTGGGCGACTCAGGCCGGGTCATCGGCCTGGATCTCAAGCCCATGGATCAACCGGACAAGCCGAACGCAGAATTTATTCAAGGCGACGCGTTTGAACTGACCCAGGAATTCCTGGACGAAATCGGCAGGGATTTTGACGTGGTGCTGAGCGACATGGCCCCGAACACCACGGGCATCAAGAACGTGGACGCCCTCAAGTCCGCAGCTTTGTGCGAATCGGCGCTGGCCGCGGCGGTAACGGTCCTCAAGCCCGGCGGCTCGTTTGTATGCAAGATTTTCCAGGGCGAAGGATTTGATGCGTTTATAAAGGATGTAAAAAAATATTTTACCAAACATAAAATTTTCAAGCCCGAAAGCACCCGCAAACAAAGCCGGGAGATTTACGTAGTGGGCTGGAGCAAAAAAGGAGGATCCCATGTCAGGACATAA
- a CDS encoding PLD nuclease N-terminal domain-containing protein, with the protein MNFAITVISLGTVFLILTWLAIFHIMARDFGSPVRKTVWGLVVVGLPFLGVLLYIIWGRRQGVRPSLEEITELEDGVQK; encoded by the coding sequence TTGAATTTTGCAATAACTGTCATAAGCCTGGGAACCGTGTTTTTAATTTTAACCTGGCTGGCTATTTTTCACATTATGGCCCGGGATTTCGGCTCGCCGGTCAGGAAGACCGTCTGGGGCCTTGTGGTGGTTGGCCTCCCTTTTTTAGGCGTGCTGTTGTACATAATTTGGGGCCGCAGGCAAGGCGTGCGGCCTTCTTTGGAAGAAATTACGGAATTGGAAGATGGCGTTCAAAAATGA
- a CDS encoding sigma-54-dependent transcriptional regulator, which translates to MEEQTKLKTALIVDDEPVVRSGISRIVTHMGLKPDDAADGKEAISKMSDSYFDIIFLDVRMQGMGGMEVLGWIKDNNISSLVVMITGVTEPDIIIQAMKMGAFDYLAKPFGVDDIENIIQRAEKASAPPAQTIGIPKSKGLQAGPDRIMLGSSPVMQNLFSRMLKVAPTDGTVLITGESGTGKELVARAIHYHSRRRENEFVPVDCSALVENLLESELFGHVKGSFTGALQSKKGLFELANHGTFFFDEISNLSMDIQAKLLRVIQEREFTQVGGAVRIKVDLRIMVASNRDLRAAIAENKFREDLFYRLHVIPIHLPPLRERGKDIEELVNYFVLHMSRKIGREAPKVSREAMDVLLSYAWPGNVRELENTIERTLILKDDAVIKPEHLPQDIRQQPPDLRSFSDKMVSLKDLERDYIRFVLSRTNGGIQKAAGILGINRKTLSMKMKKYGL; encoded by the coding sequence ATGGAGGAGCAAACCAAGCTGAAAACCGCCTTGATTGTGGACGATGAGCCCGTCGTCCGTTCAGGCATCAGTAGGATTGTCACCCATATGGGCCTCAAGCCCGATGACGCCGCAGATGGCAAGGAAGCCATCTCCAAAATGTCGGATTCCTATTTCGACATTATTTTTCTGGATGTCCGCATGCAGGGCATGGGCGGCATGGAAGTCCTGGGATGGATCAAGGATAACAACATAAGCTCCCTGGTGGTCATGATCACCGGCGTCACCGAGCCGGACATAATCATTCAGGCCATGAAAATGGGGGCCTTTGACTATCTGGCCAAACCCTTTGGCGTGGACGATATAGAAAATATCATCCAAAGGGCCGAAAAAGCCTCCGCCCCTCCGGCGCAAACCATCGGCATTCCCAAAAGCAAAGGCCTGCAGGCCGGGCCGGACAGGATCATGCTGGGCTCCAGCCCGGTCATGCAAAACCTGTTCTCCCGCATGCTTAAGGTGGCGCCTACGGACGGCACGGTGCTCATCACCGGAGAAAGCGGCACCGGCAAGGAGCTGGTTGCCCGGGCCATTCACTATCACAGCCGCCGGCGCGAAAACGAATTCGTGCCCGTGGACTGCTCCGCCCTGGTGGAAAACCTCTTGGAAAGCGAGTTGTTCGGCCACGTTAAAGGCTCGTTCACCGGCGCCCTGCAAAGCAAAAAGGGCCTGTTCGAACTGGCCAACCACGGCACCTTCTTTTTTGACGAAATTTCCAACCTGTCCATGGACATCCAGGCCAAGCTCCTGCGCGTCATCCAGGAGCGGGAATTCACCCAGGTGGGCGGGGCCGTCCGCATCAAGGTGGATTTGCGAATCATGGTGGCCTCCAACCGGGATTTACGGGCCGCCATCGCCGAAAACAAGTTCAGGGAAGACTTGTTTTACCGCTTGCACGTCATCCCCATCCATCTGCCGCCTTTAAGGGAAAGAGGCAAGGATATCGAGGAACTGGTCAACTATTTTGTGCTTCACATGTCCCGGAAAATCGGCAGGGAAGCCCCCAAGGTCTCCCGCGAGGCCATGGACGTGCTCCTTTCCTACGCCTGGCCGGGCAACGTCCGGGAGTTGGAGAACACCATTGAGCGCACCCTGATCCTGAAGGACGACGCCGTTATCAAACCCGAGCATCTGCCCCAGGACATCCGCCAGCAGCCGCCCGACCTTCGGTCCTTTTCCGATAAAATGGTCAGCCTCAAGGATCTGGAAAGGGATTACATCCGGTTTGTGCTGTCCCGCACCAACGGCGGCATTCAAAAGGCGGCCGGCATTCTGGGGATCAACCGGAAAACCCTGTCCATGAAAATGAAAAAATACGGGCTGTGA
- a CDS encoding histidinol-phosphatase, with protein MSLIDYHVHTPLCNHAKGEMEAYVQQAVKLGLAEICFLDHLTLRPDGSFLSMSPQEVPLYHRAVKRLAAKYEDRIWVKVGLEVDFDLETMEQAMEIVDAHSFDAIGGSVHFIGEWNMVSHKERDNCPFRECEDMFAEYLNHLETMAEHSFFDFLCHLDVVGKFGDSPQDRMENRWDQVIDVIAGKGLAVEINTSGKRHPKGELYPSLWILQKLNQAGVPITLGSDAHSPKQVGMDFDEAVSLAREAGYHSLATFSHRIRGEVSLSP; from the coding sequence ATGAGTTTGATTGATTATCATGTGCACACCCCCTTGTGCAACCACGCCAAAGGGGAAATGGAAGCCTATGTGCAACAAGCGGTCAAGTTGGGGCTTGCGGAGATTTGCTTTTTGGACCACCTGACCCTGAGGCCGGACGGCAGCTTTTTGTCCATGAGCCCTCAGGAGGTTCCTTTGTATCACCGGGCCGTAAAGAGGCTGGCTGCAAAATACGAAGACCGCATTTGGGTCAAGGTGGGCCTGGAAGTGGACTTTGACCTGGAAACCATGGAGCAGGCCATGGAGATCGTGGATGCCCATTCCTTTGACGCCATTGGCGGGTCGGTGCATTTTATCGGGGAATGGAACATGGTTTCCCATAAGGAACGGGATAATTGCCCTTTCCGGGAATGCGAGGACATGTTCGCCGAGTATCTGAATCATTTGGAAACCATGGCCGAGCATTCTTTCTTTGATTTTTTATGCCATCTGGACGTCGTGGGCAAGTTTGGAGACAGCCCCCAGGACCGGATGGAAAACCGTTGGGATCAGGTGATTGACGTAATCGCCGGCAAAGGCCTTGCTGTGGAGATCAACACCAGCGGCAAGCGGCACCCCAAAGGGGAGCTTTACCCCAGCCTGTGGATTTTGCAAAAGCTGAACCAGGCGGGAGTTCCCATCACCCTGGGGAGCGACGCCCATTCCCCCAAGCAGGTGGGCATGGATTTTGACGAGGCCGTTTCCCTGGCTCGGGAAGCGGGATACCATAGTTTGGCGACTTTCTCCCATCGCATCCGGGGAGAGGTCAGCCTGAGCCCTTAA
- a CDS encoding PAS domain-containing sensor histidine kinase codes for MDTFMEMFRHHPDPAFLADKSGKIIGWNAPADEMLGLPYSPENVDLVANKGVHRFHPSLNELFAQCIQRGAGSEQWVLPLPGDMGKPHIRFIVTPIQKNTGVSGAWAVCPRSHEDRDGVCFTPENPVVRMLSFLTNMIESTVNGIVVMDPRGKVLMFNKSMEIMTGFASEDVVGIPGGVDLFYGWETAKRNMKLMRSKQYGRPGILNMVKTELKDRDGNPFPVTLSAGIMFEDGQETGSVGIFGDLRESERLARELRSAQERLIQADRNAALGRLSASVAHEINNPLSGILMFAEIMQRSLKDDPVYRDDLKEIIDQTLRCKAIVRNLLGFSRKSDNGNEPFDIPEAFRQCLDIVLPQAKFQGIEVKCDFQPDMPKMQADRVQMQQVFTNLVLNAADALEGKGLICIKARHDFESGYFFMEFRDNGPGVAQGELEKIFESFYTTKPVGYGTGLGLSITQDIIHNHGGTIGVENHPEGGTIFTIRLPGPKIKKES; via the coding sequence ATGGATACATTTATGGAGATGTTCCGGCATCATCCGGACCCGGCTTTTTTGGCCGATAAATCCGGAAAGATCATCGGCTGGAACGCCCCTGCGGACGAGATGCTCGGTCTGCCGTACAGCCCGGAAAATGTGGATTTGGTCGCCAACAAAGGCGTGCACAGGTTTCACCCTTCTTTGAACGAACTCTTCGCCCAATGCATTCAAAGGGGCGCGGGTTCGGAGCAATGGGTGCTTCCTCTGCCCGGAGACATGGGCAAGCCCCATATCCGGTTTATAGTGACCCCCATCCAAAAAAACACGGGGGTCTCCGGCGCCTGGGCGGTCTGCCCCAGAAGCCATGAAGACCGGGACGGCGTGTGCTTTACGCCGGAAAACCCGGTGGTCCGCATGCTTTCGTTTTTGACCAACATGATTGAAAGCACGGTCAACGGCATTGTGGTTATGGACCCCAGGGGCAAGGTCCTCATGTTCAATAAAAGCATGGAGATCATGACAGGGTTCGCCTCGGAAGACGTGGTGGGCATTCCCGGCGGCGTGGACCTGTTTTACGGCTGGGAAACCGCCAAGCGCAACATGAAGCTCATGCGGAGCAAGCAGTACGGCCGGCCCGGCATTCTGAACATGGTGAAAACCGAGCTCAAGGATAGGGACGGCAATCCCTTTCCCGTCACCTTGTCGGCGGGAATCATGTTTGAAGACGGCCAGGAAACGGGCAGCGTGGGCATTTTCGGCGATTTGCGGGAAAGCGAGCGCCTTGCCAGGGAGCTGCGCTCCGCCCAGGAAAGGCTGATCCAGGCGGACAGAAACGCGGCCCTGGGCAGGCTTTCCGCCAGTGTGGCCCACGAAATCAACAATCCGCTTTCCGGCATTTTGATGTTTGCGGAAATCATGCAGCGGAGCCTGAAGGACGATCCGGTTTACAGGGACGACCTGAAGGAGATTATCGACCAGACCTTGCGGTGCAAGGCCATTGTCCGCAATTTATTGGGGTTTTCCCGGAAGTCGGACAACGGCAACGAGCCTTTTGACATTCCCGAGGCTTTTCGCCAGTGCCTGGACATTGTCCTGCCCCAGGCGAAATTTCAGGGCATTGAGGTGAAATGCGACTTTCAGCCCGACATGCCCAAAATGCAGGCCGACCGCGTTCAGATGCAGCAGGTGTTCACCAATTTGGTGCTAAACGCCGCGGACGCCCTGGAAGGCAAAGGCCTGATTTGCATTAAAGCGCGACACGATTTTGAATCCGGTTATTTTTTCATGGAATTCCGGGATAACGGGCCGGGAGTGGCCCAGGGGGAACTGGAAAAGATTTTCGAAAGTTTTTATACGACAAAACCCGTGGGTTACGGCACCGGCCTCGGCCTGTCCATCACCCAGGACATTATTCACAATCATGGCGGAACCATTGGCGTGGAAAATCATCCGGAAGGCGGAACCATATTCACCATCCGCCTGCCGGGGCCCAAAATCAAGAAAGAATCATGA
- a CDS encoding glycosyltransferase family 4 protein, producing MKICYIGNPNDAHAWRWARNLAAWGYDVHFVGCEKRGMGIPPGVAFYDLAERFNLPKIRFAAYGAALFALVRKLRPDVLHAHTAFGAGWPTPMALWRPTALSVHGSDLFLLDQTSVLHRTLTKAALNRADKILCVCDELKNKALELGAPESKLEVIYLGVDTDAFRPDEPDESFHRELNLGEGPVFYLCRMLEPLYHPMTAARAFCKVHQKNPNARLLVPLTRAREDLLAEFKDCLAESGALEAVRFLDNVEDDRQMANRYQISLASISLAGSDSVSQSVRESMACATPVIAGDIPAMRASIKDGHDSLLVPMDDPNALAEAMLKLTEDKALHQKLSQNALKFVQENCSMEAQKNRLELFYNELAAKKAAK from the coding sequence ATGAAAATCTGCTACATCGGAAACCCCAACGACGCGCACGCTTGGCGCTGGGCGAGAAACTTGGCCGCCTGGGGATATGACGTCCATTTTGTGGGCTGCGAAAAGCGCGGCATGGGAATTCCTCCGGGCGTGGCTTTCTACGACCTGGCCGAGCGGTTCAATCTGCCCAAAATCCGGTTCGCTGCATACGGCGCAGCGTTATTCGCCCTGGTGAGAAAACTGAGGCCTGACGTGCTTCACGCCCACACGGCCTTTGGGGCGGGCTGGCCCACGCCCATGGCGCTTTGGCGGCCAACGGCCCTTTCCGTGCACGGGTCGGATTTGTTTTTGCTGGATCAGACCTCCGTGCTGCATCGCACGCTCACCAAAGCGGCCTTAAACCGGGCCGACAAAATCCTTTGCGTTTGCGACGAGCTAAAAAACAAGGCCCTGGAGCTTGGCGCGCCCGAGTCCAAGCTGGAGGTCATTTATTTGGGCGTGGACACGGACGCGTTCCGGCCGGATGAGCCCGACGAATCCTTTCACCGGGAATTGAATCTGGGGGAGGGGCCGGTTTTTTACCTGTGCCGCATGCTGGAGCCTTTGTATCATCCCATGACCGCCGCCCGGGCCTTTTGCAAGGTCCACCAAAAAAATCCCAATGCCCGTCTGCTCGTTCCCTTGACCCGAGCCAGGGAAGACCTGCTGGCCGAGTTTAAGGACTGCCTGGCCGAGAGCGGAGCGCTTGAAGCCGTTCGCTTTCTGGACAACGTGGAGGACGACCGGCAAATGGCCAACCGGTACCAAATTTCCCTGGCGTCCATATCCCTGGCAGGATCGGACAGCGTGTCCCAGTCGGTCCGGGAATCCATGGCCTGTGCAACGCCCGTTATTGCGGGGGACATCCCGGCCATGCGCGCTTCCATCAAGGACGGCCATGACAGCCTGCTGGTCCCCATGGACGATCCCAACGCTTTGGCCGAGGCCATGCTGAAATTAACGGAAGACAAAGCCCTGCACCAAAAGCTGAGCCAAAACGCCCTGAAGTTCGTGCAGGAAAATTGCTCCATGGAAGCGCAAAAAAATCGCTTGGAACTTTTTTATAATGAATTAGCGGCGAAAAAGGCGGCCAAATGA